The nucleotide window CCCCACCCACCGAGGAAGCCGTCGCCGTACCCGGCGACACGAACCTGGACGCCCCCGCCGAGCAGATCACACGCGCCCATCACGCCGTCCTGCTCGCCAACCACGGTCCCGTCGTCACCGCTCCCGCCCTGCAACGGCAGACTGCCGCGCTCGCGCCGATCCCGTCCTGACGACCGGAAACGCCACGAGCGCGGCAGCCCCTACGTGGACACCCTCAGGGGGGTCAGATGTATTCCGTCGCCGCGTCCAGCAGCCAGTCCGCCAGATAGCCGGCGAAGGACGAACGGACCAGCACCCAGAAGCCGGCCCTGGGTTCGTCCCGGGCGACCACGACGACCTGGGTGCGGCCCAGTGTGGTCTGGGCGCAGCGTCCGGGACCGAAGGCGCGTGGGTGCAGGTCCAGCGCGCAGCCGTGGGCCAGGAGGTCACGGGCGCGGGGGCCCGCCACGAGCAGCGTGGTGCGCTGGGCGGAGACGTCGGTGACGGAGACGGGCTCGTCCCCGGCGGCCTCCCGGATCCGGCTCTCCAGGTCCCGCTGTGTGCCGGCCGGGCCCACCAGCAGCCATTCGTCCGGGCCGAGCCACAGTGCGGTCAACTCCCCGGCGCGTACGACGGTGTTGGGTTCGAGCGGCAGTTGGAGGCCCAGGGCGAGCCCGACGGCGTCCGCCGCTGTCCCCTTGGCGTCGAGGCGCAGGTCGATCTGGGCCAGGAAGGGCAGCTCGGCCAGCCGGACCGCGCCCCCGGAGGCGTGCGTCGTGGCGGCCAGGCGGTCGGCGGCGGGCCCGAGAGGGCTGCGGGGCAGGGCGGTGTCAGCCATCGCGACGGGCTCCCTCGGGGTCGAAGAGGACGGGGTTGGCGACGGTCACCGGCACCAGCCGGTCGCCGACGGGGGCGTACAGCCGCTCGCCGATACGGTCCCGGCCGCCCTTGATCAGGGCGAGCGCGAAGGTCCGGCCGAGGGCGGCACTGCGGTAGCTGGAGGTGACATGGCCCAGCATCGGGACGGGCGGGGCGGGCAGCACGCTGTCGGCGACCAGGTGTGTGCCTTCGGGGAGGAAGGTGCCGGGGTCGTCCGGGAGCAGGCCGACCAGGTGCTTGCGGTCGGGGCGGGCGTTGTCGGCGCGGGCGTAGGAGCGTTTGCCGATGAAGTCGGGCTTCTTCTTCGACACCGCCCAGCCCATGCCGAGGTCCTGCGGGGTGACCGTGCCGTCGGTGTCCTGACCGATGATCGGGTAGCCCTTCTCGGCGCGCAGGACGTGCATGGTCTCGGTGCCGTACGGGGTGATGCCGTACGGGGCGCCGGCCTCGTACAGCGCCTCCCAGAGGGTGCGGGCCTCCCACGGTGACACGTTGATCTCGTAGGCGAGTTCGCCGGAGAAACTGATCCGGCAGACCCTGG belongs to Streptomyces graminofaciens and includes:
- a CDS encoding sarcosine oxidase subunit gamma — protein: MADTALPRSPLGPAADRLAATTHASGGAVRLAELPFLAQIDLRLDAKGTAADAVGLALGLQLPLEPNTVVRAGELTALWLGPDEWLLVGPAGTQRDLESRIREAAGDEPVSVTDVSAQRTTLLVAGPRARDLLAHGCALDLHPRAFGPGRCAQTTLGRTQVVVVARDEPRAGFWVLVRSSFAGYLADWLLDAATEYI